From uncultured Pseudodesulfovibrio sp.:
TCAGCCATGACAGCCTTGCCTTTGTGAAGAACGGACTTGGAAATCAAGGAGGAGAACAAGGTCACTGGCAGCACTTTGAGTACAGGATCTTCCTTGATCCGACGTGTTAATGTGTAGCCGTCCATTTGCGGCATCTCCACATCTGAGACCACTGCGTCAAGATAGTGAAGAGGACTTTTCCCTTCTTCTATGGCTTTATTCTTGATGGCTTCCAATTTCGCCCATGCTTCAGATCCATCGCCGACCATGGTCACTTCAAAATTGGCATTTGTAAAATTCTTTTCCAACAACTGACGCACAGATGTCGAATCATCGGCTATAAGAGCTCTATAGCGTTCTTCAGAAACCAAGTCGCTCAAGTTGGCATCAGTTTGACCGGATTCGTCCAGATCGGCCAGCACCTGCTCAAGATCCAACATCAATACAAAGCGATCTTTTATCTTGATAGTACCGGTGATGCAGTTGGTGTCCATAGAAGAAAAATATTTGCTGGGAGGCTCAACGTCTGCCCAATTCACACGATGAATCTGTGTCACACCAGACACCAGAAACCCCGTAATCATGGCATTAAACTCTGTTACAATGACAGGTTCATTAACATCATCCGCCTTGTCGATGTTCAACCAGACACTCAGATCAACAACAGGTAAAATCAAATCACGCAAAGGGATCGTTCCAAGAAAGCTCGGATGAACAGCCGCCTCCGATCCTTCCAGACCTTCTGGAGCTTCTACCACTTCAAGGACTTTGGCCACGTTGACACCAAAATATTGCGTCTCGATGCCTTTATCTGTTTTTTCATTAACAAAAAACTCAATGATTTCGAGTTCATTAGTTCCTGTTTCCAATAAAATATCTGTCTGACTCATTCTTCCTTCCTCCGATCCGCAATTGTGCGACTTGTTTCACGCTTAGCATGACATGCCTCTTTAGATGAATGATTTTTTTCATCTAAACCAATTTTTTACGGATTCAAAACATATCAACCCAAAAAAAAGCGCCGCTAAAATGCGGCGCTTTAAAAGCTTCATTAAAATCACAATTAGGACGATACAGCTCCAGCTACTTCGACCTCTGTAAGACGTAAGGTATCCCATTGCACAGGCTCTTCGTGCTTCACGGAACGATTAAGAACCGCTCCCAAAACCTCATCCCAATGAACAGGAGATACGCCCACGCGAGGGCATCGAGTCGTCAGATCTGCTTCTGTAAGGATATGACCGGCAGGCAGTTCGCGGGAAAAGACAATGCACTTGCGCAATTTTTTGGACGCGGCCTGCTCGTCTGGGAACACGACCTTCCCCTTGACCTGAATGGCTTTTTCAACTTCACGGATCATGGTCACCATGGACGCCAACTCTTGCGGTTCAAGAGAAGCCTGATGGTCTGTTCCCTTGAGTGTCTTGTCCAAAGTAAAATGCCGTTCAACCACACAGGCATTCAAAGCCGCAGCTCCAACACTGGGGCCTATACCTTTTTCGTGGCCAGAATATCCGACCGGCACATCATAGCGCTCAATAAGGGCTTCCATGACCGGCAGGCCTATCTGCTCTTCAGGGCAAGGATAGGTGGAGTTGCAATGCAACAGAATCACGTTGTCATGATAATTACGAATTTCCGCCATGGCGACATCAATATCTTCAAGTCCGCTCATGCCGGTGGAAAGAATGATGGGGATACCGGTGGCCGCATATTTACGAACCAGCGGCACGTTGACCAATTCGGCAGAACTGATCTTGAGCAGTTCCACATCCAGATCCACAATCTGCTCCAGGCTGGGTTCATCCCAAGCCGAAGCGAAAAACACCAATCCCTTGGATTCGCTATACTCCTTGAGCTGTCTCATCTGCTCGATGGACAGTTCCAAAGCATTACGGTGCTCACCGTAAGTCGGCCCAAAACTATTAGGACCGGTATACGGAGCCGCTCTGCCTTCGCGGGTCAGCAAGGCTTCATTGTCCCTTTTCT
This genomic window contains:
- a CDS encoding N-acetylneuraminate synthase family protein produces the protein MKQIQSVTLRSGVTIGKGHPCFIVAEIGNNHQGEYDIAQRMIDEAAAAGVQGVKFQKRDNEALLTREGRAAPYTGPNSFGPTYGEHRNALELSIEQMRQLKEYSESKGLVFFASAWDEPSLEQIVDLDVELLKISSAELVNVPLVRKYAATGIPIILSTGMSGLEDIDVAMAEIRNYHDNVILLHCNSTYPCPEEQIGLPVMEALIERYDVPVGYSGHEKGIGPSVGAAALNACVVERHFTLDKTLKGTDHQASLEPQELASMVTMIREVEKAIQVKGKVVFPDEQAASKKLRKCIVFSRELPAGHILTEADLTTRCPRVGVSPVHWDEVLGAVLNRSVKHEEPVQWDTLRLTEVEVAGAVSS
- a CDS encoding chemotaxis protein, with translation MSQTDILLETGTNELEIIEFFVNEKTDKGIETQYFGVNVAKVLEVVEAPEGLEGSEAAVHPSFLGTIPLRDLILPVVDLSVWLNIDKADDVNEPVIVTEFNAMITGFLVSGVTQIHRVNWADVEPPSKYFSSMDTNCITGTIKIKDRFVLMLDLEQVLADLDESGQTDANLSDLVSEERYRALIADDSTSVRQLLEKNFTNANFEVTMVGDGSEAWAKLEAIKNKAIEEGKSPLHYLDAVVSDVEMPQMDGYTLTRRIKEDPVLKVLPVTLFSSLISKSVLHKGKAVMADAQVTKPEFNGLTQKVINLIQEWEGREAG